A genome region from Methylorubrum populi includes the following:
- a CDS encoding LysR family transcriptional regulator, translating to MDWDKIRIFLNVAEAGSFTRAGDDIGLSQSAVSRQISALERELKAPLFHRHARGLILTEQGDLLFRAARDMKLRLENTRARLVETSERPSGDLRVTTTVGLGTSWLSQRVSEFLDLYPDVRIELVLTNEELDLAMREADIAIRMRRPAQPDLIQRRLFTVHYHAFASSDYVKRFGEPKTIADLDEHRLVSFGGNEPSYLLATHYLASIGREGDDRRPVHFTVNNIAALHKAMEAGIGVGILPDYAVDGNESLVQVLRESEMPTMESYLVYAEEMRSVARVQAFRDFLVNKAQRWTY from the coding sequence TTGGATTGGGACAAGATCCGGATTTTCCTCAACGTCGCGGAGGCCGGCAGCTTCACGCGGGCGGGCGACGACATCGGCCTGAGCCAGTCGGCGGTGAGCCGGCAGATCAGCGCCCTGGAGCGGGAACTGAAGGCGCCGCTGTTCCACCGCCACGCCCGCGGCCTGATCCTCACCGAGCAGGGCGACCTGCTGTTCCGTGCCGCGCGCGACATGAAGCTCCGGCTGGAGAACACCCGCGCCCGCCTCGTCGAGACGAGCGAGCGCCCCTCCGGCGACCTGCGGGTGACGACGACGGTGGGCCTGGGCACCTCCTGGCTGTCGCAGCGCGTCTCCGAATTCCTCGACCTCTATCCGGACGTGCGGATCGAGCTGGTGCTCACCAACGAGGAGCTGGACCTCGCCATGCGCGAGGCCGACATCGCCATCCGCATGCGCCGCCCCGCCCAGCCGGACCTGATCCAGCGGCGGCTGTTCACGGTGCACTATCACGCTTTCGCGAGCTCCGATTACGTCAAGCGCTTCGGCGAGCCCAAGACCATCGCCGATCTCGACGAGCACCGGCTCGTCTCGTTCGGCGGCAACGAGCCGTCCTATCTGCTCGCCACCCACTATCTCGCCAGCATCGGCCGCGAGGGCGACGACCGCCGCCCGGTCCACTTCACGGTCAACAACATCGCCGCCCTCCACAAGGCGATGGAAGCGGGCATCGGCGTCGGCATCCTGCCGGACTACGCCGTCGACGGGAACGAGAGCCTCGTCCAGGTGCTGCGCGAGAGCGAGATGCCGACCATGGAGAGCTATCTCGTCTACGCCGAGGAGATGCGCTCGGTCGCCCGCGTCCAGGCCTTCCGCGACTTCCTCGTCAACAAGGCCCAGCGCTGGACCTACTGA
- the aat gene encoding leucyl/phenylalanyl-tRNA--protein transferase, translating to MHDRPPVDITPDILLKAYAAGIFPMAEDADDPTIYWVEPRARGVLPLDRFHVPKRLARTVRSDGFEVVTDRDFDAVIDGCAAPRRDTARTWINARIRDLYGALFDLGHCHTIEVYHEGRLAGGLYGVSLGAAFFGESMFHEVRDASKVALVHLVARLRRGGYRLADTQFLTEHLSQFGVEEVPRHIYKRQLSAAIIERAEWGPPDRIFRGVEALAALGIGSAKA from the coding sequence ATGCACGACAGGCCGCCCGTGGACATCACCCCCGACATCCTGCTCAAGGCCTACGCTGCGGGGATCTTCCCGATGGCCGAGGATGCGGACGATCCGACGATCTACTGGGTCGAGCCCCGTGCCCGCGGCGTGCTGCCTCTCGACCGCTTCCACGTGCCGAAGCGGCTCGCCCGCACCGTGCGCTCCGACGGGTTCGAGGTCGTCACCGACCGGGATTTCGACGCGGTGATCGACGGCTGCGCCGCCCCGCGCCGGGACACGGCCCGCACCTGGATCAACGCCCGCATCCGCGACCTCTACGGCGCCCTGTTCGATCTCGGTCACTGCCACACGATCGAGGTCTACCACGAGGGGCGCCTCGCGGGCGGGCTCTACGGCGTCTCGCTCGGGGCGGCCTTCTTCGGCGAGAGCATGTTCCACGAAGTACGCGACGCCTCGAAGGTCGCCCTGGTCCACCTCGTCGCGCGGCTGCGCCGGGGCGGCTACCGCCTCGCCGACACGCAGTTCCTCACCGAGCACCTGAGCCAGTTCGGTGTCGAGGAGGTGCCGCGCCACATCTACAAGCGCCAGCTCTCCGCCGCGATCATCGAACGGGCCGAATGGGGCCCGCCGGACCGGATCTTTCGCGGCGTCGAGGCCCTGGCCGCCCTCGGCATCGGCAGCGCCAAGGCATAA
- the accC gene encoding acetyl-CoA carboxylase biotin carboxylase subunit, with product MFDKILIANRGEIALRILRAAKELGIATVAVHSTADADAMHVRLADESVCIGPPAARDSYLNIPSIIAACEITGADAVHPGYGFLSENARFAEVLAHHNIGFIGPKAEHIRVMGDKIEAKRTAKRLGIPCVPGSEGGVTDPDEARRVAAEIGYPVLVKAASGGGGRGMKVARSEAELEQALDMARTEAKAAFGDDAVYLEKYLTKPRHIEVQILGDGRGQAVHLAERDCSLQRRHQKVWEEGGSPALNAEMRAEIGGICANAMRELGYLGAGTIEFLYEDGRFYFIEMNTRIQVEHPVTEMITGIDLVNEQIRVAAGGGLSVAQEDIRVEGHAIECRINAEHPATFRPSPGLITYFHPPGGLGVRVDSAAFQGYRIPPNYDSLIGKLIVHGRTRNECLMRLRRALDEFVVDGIDTTLPLFRTLVRNADVQNGLYDIHWLEGFLEREGLPETDQRR from the coding sequence ATGTTCGACAAGATCCTGATCGCCAACCGTGGCGAGATCGCGCTCCGCATCCTGCGGGCGGCCAAGGAGCTCGGTATCGCCACCGTCGCGGTCCATTCCACGGCGGATGCCGACGCGATGCACGTGCGGCTCGCCGACGAGAGCGTCTGCATCGGGCCGCCGGCCGCCCGCGACAGCTACCTCAACATCCCCTCGATCATCGCGGCCTGCGAGATCACCGGGGCGGACGCGGTCCATCCGGGCTACGGCTTCCTGTCGGAGAACGCCCGCTTCGCCGAGGTGCTGGCGCATCACAACATCGGCTTCATCGGCCCCAAGGCCGAGCACATCCGGGTGATGGGCGACAAGATCGAGGCCAAGCGCACCGCCAAGCGCCTTGGCATCCCCTGCGTGCCGGGCTCGGAGGGCGGCGTCACCGATCCGGACGAGGCCAGGCGCGTGGCGGCCGAGATCGGCTATCCCGTGCTGGTGAAGGCCGCCTCCGGCGGCGGCGGGCGCGGCATGAAGGTCGCCCGCTCCGAAGCCGAGTTGGAACAGGCCCTCGACATGGCCCGCACCGAGGCCAAGGCCGCCTTCGGCGACGACGCGGTCTACCTCGAAAAGTACCTGACCAAGCCGCGCCACATCGAGGTGCAGATCCTGGGCGACGGGCGCGGGCAGGCGGTGCATCTGGCCGAGCGCGACTGCTCGCTCCAGCGCCGGCACCAGAAGGTCTGGGAGGAAGGCGGTTCGCCCGCGCTCAACGCCGAGATGCGGGCCGAGATCGGCGGCATCTGCGCCAACGCCATGCGTGAACTCGGCTATCTCGGCGCCGGCACCATCGAGTTCCTCTACGAGGACGGGCGGTTCTACTTCATCGAGATGAACACCCGGATTCAGGTCGAGCATCCCGTCACCGAGATGATCACCGGGATCGACCTCGTGAACGAGCAGATCCGGGTCGCGGCCGGCGGCGGCCTGTCGGTGGCTCAGGAAGACATCCGGGTCGAGGGCCACGCCATCGAGTGCCGGATCAACGCCGAGCACCCCGCGACCTTCCGGCCTTCGCCGGGGCTGATCACCTACTTCCACCCGCCGGGAGGTCTCGGCGTGCGGGTCGATTCGGCGGCCTTCCAGGGCTACCGCATCCCACCGAACTACGATTCGCTGATCGGCAAGCTGATCGTGCACGGGCGCACCCGCAACGAGTGCCTGATGCGCCTGCGCCGGGCGCTCGACGAGTTCGTGGTCGACGGCATCGACACCACGCTGCCGCTGTTCCGAACGCTGGTGCGCAACGCCGACGTGCAGAACGGCCTCTACGACATCCACTGGCTCGAGGGCTTCCTGGAGCGCGAGGGCCTGCCGGAGACCGACCAAAGGCGCTGA
- the aroQ gene encoding type II 3-dehydroquinate dehydratase translates to MIAIHCLNGPNLNLLGQREPGIYGSATLADIEQTLRGHAARLDIALTFRQTNHEGELVTFVQEAGAAGAGVLINAAAYTHTSIALRDAIAGAGVTAVEIHLSNVHAREDFRHVSRIAPVCAGVISGFGAHSYVVGLDALAHLLRGRASSAS, encoded by the coding sequence ATGATCGCGATCCACTGCCTCAACGGGCCGAACCTCAACCTCCTGGGCCAGCGCGAGCCGGGCATCTACGGCTCGGCCACGCTCGCCGATATCGAGCAAACTCTGCGCGGGCATGCCGCCCGCCTCGATATCGCCCTGACCTTCCGTCAGACGAATCACGAGGGCGAGCTCGTGACGTTCGTGCAGGAGGCGGGTGCGGCCGGGGCCGGCGTGCTCATCAACGCCGCCGCCTACACGCATACATCGATCGCGCTCCGCGACGCCATCGCGGGGGCGGGCGTGACGGCGGTGGAGATCCACCTCTCGAACGTCCATGCCCGCGAGGACTTCCGCCACGTCTCGCGGATCGCCCCGGTCTGTGCCGGTGTGATTTCGGGCTTCGGCGCCCACAGCTACGTTGTCGGGCTCGACGCCCTCGCCCATCTCCTGCGCGGACGCGCCTCGTCCGCCTCCTGA
- the accB gene encoding acetyl-CoA carboxylase biotin carboxyl carrier protein, with product MAKNEPFDPELVRELARMVAETDLSEIEVEKGDLRIRVVRKIEPVTVQVAPPAPAAMAAPAPAAAPPAALAPAPARSGAGHPGAVPSPMVGTAYLRPSPDAKPFIEVGTKVQSGDKLLLVEAMKTFNEIVAPRAGTVTAIFVEDGMPVEYGEALLVIE from the coding sequence ATGGCCAAGAACGAACCTTTCGATCCCGAGCTGGTGCGCGAACTCGCCCGGATGGTCGCCGAGACCGACCTGAGCGAGATCGAGGTCGAGAAGGGCGACCTGCGCATCCGCGTCGTCCGCAAGATCGAGCCGGTCACGGTTCAGGTCGCCCCACCGGCTCCCGCCGCGATGGCCGCGCCGGCGCCCGCCGCGGCACCGCCCGCCGCCCTGGCGCCGGCGCCCGCCAGGAGCGGCGCGGGTCATCCCGGCGCCGTGCCCTCCCCGATGGTCGGCACCGCCTACCTGCGCCCCTCGCCGGACGCCAAGCCGTTCATCGAGGTCGGCACGAAGGTGCAATCGGGCGACAAGCTGCTGCTGGTCGAGGCGATGAAGACCTTCAACGAGATCGTCGCGCCCCGCGCCGGCACCGTGACCGCGATCTTCGTCGAGGACGGGATGCCGGTCGAGTACGGCGAAGCCCTCCTCGTCATCGAGTAG